The following DNA comes from Flammeovirgaceae bacterium.
GCCATTGTTTAGCAAAAAGTTCGCCTCGCGCATTACGCTCGGCAACTTCACGGACGATATGCCCAGGATCAAAGACTACGACTGGGTAATAGAGGTGGTGGTAGAAAACCTGGAAATCAAAAAGAAGGTGTATGAAGAAGTGGAAAAATACAGGACGCCCGGCACGCTGGTCACGTCCAACACTTCGGGGATACCCATCCACCTGATGGCCGAAGGGCGCAGCGAAAACTTTAAAAAGAACTTTTGCGGGACACACTTTTTCAATCCACCGCGCTATTTAAAATTATTCGAGGTAATTCCTACGCCTTTTACCGATCCGGAGGTCACTAAATTCTTACTTCACTATGGGGATTTGTTCCTGGGCAAAACTACCGTGCTATGCAAGGACACGCCAGCGTTTATTGGCAACAGGGTAGGGGTTTGGGGTTTGTTGAAGGTGATCGACTCTATGCAAAAGTTGGGCTTAAATGTAGATGAGGTTGATAAACTGACAGGACCAGTTATAGGCAGGCCCAAGTCGGCCACCTTCCGTACCTCCGACCTGGTAGGGCTCGACACCCTGGTAAAAGTGGCCAACAACCTGTATGCAGGACTGCCTGATGACGAGGGGCGCGAAACGTTCAAGCTTCCCGAAGTGGTGGCCAAAATGGAAGCCAACAAGTGGCTGGGGGACAAAACCGGGCAGGGGTTTTACAAGAAGGTGAAGGACGCAAAAGGAAAAACGGAAATCCTTACCCTTGACCTGAATACACTAGAATATAAACCAAAGACCAAAGCCAAGTTTGCGACACTAGAAACCACTAAGACGATCGACAACCTGAAAGATCGTTTCAAAGTGTTGCTGGCAGGTAAGGACAAAGCGGGAGAATTTTACCGTGATGCTTTTTATGGCTTGTTCCAGTACGCCAGCAATCGCATTCCGGAAATCAGCGATGAGCTGTTCCGGATCGATGATGCAGTGTGTGCTGGCTTCGGATGGGAACTCGGGCCTTTTCAGACCTGGGATGCCGTAGGGGTGGAAAAATCGATCAAAGCCATGGAGGAGGCGGGATATAAACCCGCACAGTGGGTGTACGATATGGTAAGCGCTGGCCATACTTCCTTTTATAAAGTACAGGAGGGATTGAATACTTATTATGATATTCCCTCCAAATCGTACAAACAGATTCCAGGCGCACAAGACTTTATTATACTAGAAAACCTTAGCGAGAAAGTAGTTTGGAAAAATGCCGACTCTAAAATCACGGATATTGGCGATGGTGTCATCAACTTCTCCTGGCACAGCAAGAGTTACACACTCGGCAGTGCTGTGGTGGAAGGAATGAACTACGCCATTGGCCTGGCAGAAAAAGATTATCGTGGATTGGTGATTGGCCACCAGGGTGCTGATTTTTCGCTCGGTGCAAATCTTGGGTTGGTGTTCATGTATGCCATAGAGCAGGATTATGACGAGCTCGATTTTATGGTACGTGCTTTCCAAAATACGGTGATGAGAATTCGGTACTCATCAGTACCGGTGGTAGTTGCGCCACATGGACGAACTTTGGGTGGCGGTTGTGAAATGACCATGCACGCAGACATCGCACAGGCAGCAGCAGAAACGTATATCGGTTTGGTAGAAGTAGGTGTTGGATTGATCCCGGGGGGAGGAGGTACGAAAGAGTTTACCAAACGGGTAAGTGATGCTTTGCAAGAAGGAGATGTAGAGTTAAATGCTTTGCAAAATGCATTTATGAATATCGCCACAGCAAAAGTGGCACTTTCAGCAGAGGAGGCTAGAGAGATGGGTGTATTGCGTAAGATGGACCGCATTAGCATGAACAAAGACAGACAAATTGCAGATGCAAAATCTGCCGTGCTGGAACTGGCCAATGCGGGTTATACCATGCCGGTACAAGCCACCAATATCAAAGTACAGGGAAAAACGGGAATGGCATTGTTTGCCGCGGGGGTCAATGGTATGAAGATGGGAAGGTATATTTCTGAGCATGACGAGAAGATTGCCATGAAGATTGCGAATGTGATGTGTGGAGGAGAGTTGAGTTATGCACAGGAAGTAAGCGAACAATATTTATTGGATCTGGAGCGTGAAGCATTTGTGTCGTTGTGTGGAGAAAAGAAAACGCTGGAGCGGATACAGAGTATATTGACGGGGGGCAAGCCCCTTAGAAATTGACGGAATAGTATATAGTCCTTAGTCTTGA
Coding sequences within:
- a CDS encoding 3-hydroxyacyl-CoA dehydrogenase/enoyl-CoA hydratase family protein; amino-acid sequence: MNRNIKKVAVLGSGVMGSAIACHFANIGCAVLLLDIAPRELNEEEKAKGLALDDPRVKNRIVQSSFDRSIKSNPKPLFSKKFASRITLGNFTDDMPRIKDYDWVIEVVVENLEIKKKVYEEVEKYRTPGTLVTSNTSGIPIHLMAEGRSENFKKNFCGTHFFNPPRYLKLFEVIPTPFTDPEVTKFLLHYGDLFLGKTTVLCKDTPAFIGNRVGVWGLLKVIDSMQKLGLNVDEVDKLTGPVIGRPKSATFRTSDLVGLDTLVKVANNLYAGLPDDEGRETFKLPEVVAKMEANKWLGDKTGQGFYKKVKDAKGKTEILTLDLNTLEYKPKTKAKFATLETTKTIDNLKDRFKVLLAGKDKAGEFYRDAFYGLFQYASNRIPEISDELFRIDDAVCAGFGWELGPFQTWDAVGVEKSIKAMEEAGYKPAQWVYDMVSAGHTSFYKVQEGLNTYYDIPSKSYKQIPGAQDFIILENLSEKVVWKNADSKITDIGDGVINFSWHSKSYTLGSAVVEGMNYAIGLAEKDYRGLVIGHQGADFSLGANLGLVFMYAIEQDYDELDFMVRAFQNTVMRIRYSSVPVVVAPHGRTLGGGCEMTMHADIAQAAAETYIGLVEVGVGLIPGGGGTKEFTKRVSDALQEGDVELNALQNAFMNIATAKVALSAEEAREMGVLRKMDRISMNKDRQIADAKSAVLELANAGYTMPVQATNIKVQGKTGMALFAAGVNGMKMGRYISEHDEKIAMKIANVMCGGELSYAQEVSEQYLLDLEREAFVSLCGEKKTLERIQSILTGGKPLRN